A stretch of Paenibacillus mucilaginosus 3016 DNA encodes these proteins:
- a CDS encoding fibronectin type III domain-containing protein: MRSVTGVIEGVGGDGGGVIIAQPFKGKKIILIGNSVVAEVDVPDGQGWSTKLAAKSGATVIKYGYPGKPWSWKTALGATNTSIYSNRNSWDRTGDVYILYSGGNDPRLRIKKGVYTDTTTDDNHMGTIRATVNLIRSWNPNAIVVIAISLPRDGPPEDLVRNEDKNELGNSLMDHNAEARLLAYDMKCPVWDMFGIGMDYDTDYQRDRVHPNPLGCTKMADSGVGFLATLKPPVAADNTAPNVPARPTLVSKTHNSVTLSWTAVTDNPNPGGVGVASYIVEGGVSPVTVSSGTQTTISGLNPETSYNFTLKARDANGNTSAASPALAVTTDAAPAGGGPTVYFRDTFTGADGPLNAHQPETGAPWNTSIATTPANWQLINGAAKYTGTTGDKILTESGAPSGDYTLLYNVYAAGGKQGFIFRGLNGTNYLYVRYDAAVAGKELKLYKRSDATGAATTTLLHEVAATINTTTNHEIKIVVSGNNIKVYLEGSATAAMDFTLAAADATEYAGRTKVGMYAGGENTSQWNELTVQSNAATSTPVTDNTAPNVPARPTLVSKTHNSVTLSWTAVTDNPNPGGVGVTNYIIEGGPTAVTVGTETQTTIPGLNPETPYNFTLKARDANGNTSTASPALAVTTDAAPTGGPTVYFRDTFSGPDGSLDGHTPETGQPWDTLVATTPANWQLVNGSAKYIGTTGDKIYNESGAPSGDYTLIYKVFAAGGKQGFVFRGLNGTNYLYVRYDAAAAGKELKLYKRSDATGAATTTLLHEVAATINTTTSHEIKIVVSGNNIKVYLEGSATAVMDFTLAAADATEYAGRTKFGMYAGGENQSQWNEVTVQSNTA; encoded by the coding sequence ATGCGTAGTGTCACCGGGGTTATAGAGGGGGTGGGGGGCGATGGCGGAGGTGTTATCATTGCCCAACCGTTCAAAGGCAAAAAAATTATCCTGATCGGTAACTCTGTAGTTGCTGAAGTGGACGTGCCTGACGGCCAGGGATGGTCTACCAAACTTGCGGCCAAATCAGGGGCGACCGTTATTAAATATGGATACCCGGGGAAGCCCTGGTCTTGGAAGACAGCCCTTGGCGCGACGAATACCTCGATCTACTCCAACCGGAATTCATGGGATAGAACCGGGGATGTGTACATTCTGTACTCTGGCGGCAACGATCCAAGGCTTAGGATTAAAAAAGGTGTCTACACCGATACCACGACGGACGACAACCATATGGGAACGATTAGGGCAACGGTGAACCTGATCCGGAGTTGGAATCCTAACGCAATCGTCGTCATTGCCATTTCCCTACCGCGGGATGGCCCACCAGAGGATCTGGTAAGAAATGAAGATAAGAACGAATTAGGCAACAGCCTCATGGACCATAACGCGGAGGCGCGTTTGCTCGCCTACGACATGAAATGCCCAGTGTGGGACATGTTCGGTATTGGCATGGACTATGACACGGACTATCAGCGGGACCGTGTCCATCCGAATCCATTGGGATGCACGAAAATGGCTGATTCCGGAGTCGGATTCCTTGCAACGCTTAAGCCCCCAGTAGCAGCGGATAACACCGCGCCGAATGTGCCGGCACGGCCTACACTGGTCAGCAAGACACATAACAGTGTCACGCTTTCCTGGACGGCGGTCACTGATAACCCTAATCCGGGAGGCGTCGGCGTAGCAAGTTACATTGTGGAAGGTGGGGTGTCACCCGTAACTGTTAGTTCCGGCACTCAAACTACCATTTCCGGCCTTAATCCAGAAACCTCATACAACTTCACCTTGAAGGCCCGGGATGCGAACGGAAATACATCCGCGGCCTCTCCAGCGCTGGCAGTCACAACCGACGCAGCCCCGGCAGGCGGCGGGCCTACAGTGTACTTCAGGGATACGTTTACCGGTGCTGATGGTCCCCTCAATGCACACCAGCCAGAGACCGGGGCACCATGGAATACCTCAATAGCAACTACGCCAGCTAACTGGCAGCTTATCAACGGCGCGGCGAAGTATACCGGAACAACGGGAGATAAGATTCTCACCGAATCAGGCGCGCCTTCGGGGGATTACACTCTCCTATATAACGTTTATGCAGCCGGCGGGAAACAAGGCTTCATCTTCCGTGGCCTGAACGGCACGAACTACCTCTACGTCAGGTACGATGCTGCTGTAGCGGGGAAAGAGCTCAAGCTGTATAAACGCAGTGACGCCACGGGAGCCGCAACCACCACGTTGCTGCACGAGGTGGCCGCCACGATCAACACGACAACGAATCATGAAATCAAAATCGTGGTGTCTGGTAACAACATCAAGGTGTACCTCGAAGGAAGTGCGACGGCTGCTATGGACTTCACGCTCGCCGCAGCGGATGCGACGGAATACGCGGGAAGAACCAAAGTAGGGATGTATGCAGGCGGGGAAAATACCAGCCAATGGAACGAGCTCACTGTACAAAGCAACGCTGCGACAAGCACTCCTGTAACGGATAACACCGCACCGAATGTGCCGGCACGGCCTACACTGGTCAGCAAGACACATAACAGTGTCACGCTTTCCTGGACTGCTGTCACCGATAACCCTAATCCGGGAGGCGTTGGCGTCACGAATTACATTATCGAAGGAGGCCCTACGGCGGTTACGGTGGGTACGGAAACACAGACGACCATCCCAGGATTGAACCCGGAGACCCCGTACAACTTCACCTTAAAAGCTCGGGATGCGAACGGAAATACATCTACAGCTTCACCGGCACTGGCCGTCACAACGGATGCAGCGCCGACAGGTGGGCCTACAGTGTACTTCAGGGATACCTTCTCTGGTCCCGACGGTTCGCTTGATGGGCATACACCAGAAACCGGACAGCCTTGGGATACTTTGGTGGCTACCACGCCAGCTAACTGGCAGCTTGTCAACGGTTCGGCAAAATATATCGGAACCACCGGGGACAAGATTTATAACGAATCAGGAGCTCCTTCCGGAGATTACACGCTCATTTATAAAGTCTTCGCGGCCGGAGGCAAACAAGGTTTCGTATTCCGTGGCCTGAACGGCACGAACTACCTCTACGTCAGGTACGATGCTGCTGCAGCGGGGAAAGAGCTCAAGCTGTATAAACGCAGTGACGCCACGGGAGCCGCAACCACCACGTTGCTGCACGAGGTGGCCGCCACGATCAACACGACAACGAGCCATGAAATCAAAATCGTAGTGTCTGGTAACAACATCAAGGTGTACCTCGAAGGAAGTGCGACGGCTGTTATGGACTTCACGCTCGCCGCAGCGGATGCGACAGAGTATGCCGGCAGAACCAAATTTGGTATGTATGCGGGCGGCGAAAACCAGTCGCAATGGAACGAAGTCACAGTTCAAAGCAACACAGCTTAA
- a CDS encoding baseplate J/gp47 family protein, whose protein sequence is MLDSSGFKRKTYADLLAEGEAKARELFGEDINTSRMSPVGIVLRVFAWFLSVLWMVAEKVYLSAFVDTAEGVSLDRLGVQAGVRRIVDTYASGPVELTGTAGYMVNPGLLAQKPSGTQYVITNAVTLGGNGKGITTVQAVNPGSSGNADVGEISVLVNPDANLTAITNLEAIENGADRESDAAFRARFRTSRAARGSATLNSLQASVAALPGVRAVKVVENEEEVPDSEGRPPNSFETYVLGGEQAAIARAIFDNKAGGIRTWGSITQQVADISGTLRTIRFSRPTTVPIFANLQVETNSSAASNVADQVKDAIVQYIGGETADGTVYAGGTMGEDVLWAKIIRAAYTVTGVENVHGGIGTTAGSYSTNDIGIQEQQVAQINAADIGVTVA, encoded by the coding sequence GTGCTGGATAGCAGCGGCTTCAAACGTAAGACGTATGCCGACCTGCTTGCAGAGGGCGAAGCAAAAGCCCGCGAGTTGTTCGGCGAAGATATCAATACATCAAGAATGTCACCCGTGGGCATAGTCTTGCGGGTTTTTGCTTGGTTTCTCTCCGTGCTCTGGATGGTTGCCGAGAAAGTATATTTATCTGCATTCGTTGATACGGCGGAAGGTGTCTCCCTCGACCGCCTCGGCGTCCAGGCGGGCGTCAGGAGAATCGTGGACACCTACGCCAGCGGGCCGGTTGAGCTGACAGGGACAGCCGGCTATATGGTAAACCCGGGACTGCTCGCGCAAAAGCCCTCGGGCACGCAGTATGTGATCACGAATGCGGTCACGCTCGGCGGCAACGGCAAGGGCATTACAACCGTGCAGGCCGTAAACCCAGGGAGCAGCGGGAACGCAGACGTCGGGGAGATCAGCGTCCTGGTCAATCCGGACGCGAATCTTACAGCCATAACCAACCTTGAGGCCATCGAGAACGGGGCCGACCGCGAAAGCGACGCAGCATTCCGTGCCCGCTTCCGGACCTCCCGGGCAGCTCGCGGATCCGCGACGCTGAACTCCCTGCAGGCTTCCGTCGCTGCCCTGCCCGGCGTCCGAGCTGTAAAGGTAGTCGAGAACGAAGAAGAAGTGCCTGACAGTGAAGGACGACCTCCCAATTCCTTTGAGACCTATGTCTTGGGCGGAGAGCAGGCTGCTATCGCCCGGGCAATCTTTGACAACAAAGCGGGCGGAATACGGACCTGGGGAAGCATTACCCAACAGGTTGCGGACATATCCGGCACGTTGCGGACCATTCGCTTCAGCCGGCCGACGACGGTTCCAATCTTCGCCAACCTGCAGGTGGAGACAAACTCCTCGGCAGCCTCTAACGTGGCCGATCAGGTGAAAGATGCCATCGTGCAGTACATCGGCGGAGAAACTGCGGACGGCACGGTGTACGCCGGGGGCACCATGGGAGAGGACGTCCTGTGGGCGAAGATCATCCGGGCCGCATACACCGTCACAGGCGTGGAAAACGTGCATGGAGGCATCGGAACGACCGCCGGCAGTTACTCCACGAATGACATCGGGATCCAGGAGCAGCAGGTGGCACAGATCAATGCTGCAGATATCGGGGTGACGGTGGCATGA